In Labrus mixtus chromosome 3, fLabMix1.1, whole genome shotgun sequence, a single window of DNA contains:
- the jun gene encoding transcription factor AP-1: METTFYDDFTQPDSSFTFSAPKALKHNMTLNLADPSSSLKPHLRAKAADLLTSPDVGLLKLASPELERLIIQSSNGLITTTPTPTQFICPKNVTDEQEGFAEGFVRALAELHHQHMPAPGTVSDSSAAQTVGSALPPVSSAAGASVYSSGSLPADSPVYEDLNTFTPAISTVSAPSYTTSAPTMSFSAAAAAAAAAAPPQLSLYGQPSSAPLARLSALKEEPQTVPEMPGETPPMSPINMESQERIKAERKRMRNRIAASKCRKRKLERISRLEDKVKTLKCQNSELSSTANLLREQVAQLKQKVMNHVNSGCQLMLTQQLQTF; encoded by the coding sequence ATGGAGACTACTTTCTATGATGACTTCACTCAGCCGGACTCCTCATTTACATTCAGCGCCCCTAAAGCcctgaaacacaacatgacCCTGAACCTGGCGGACCCCTCCAGCTCCCTTAAGCCGCACCTTCGGGCTAAAGCAGCGGACCTCCTCACCTCCCCGGACGTGGGTCTCCTAAAGCTGGCCTCTCCGGAGCTGGAACGGCTCATCATCCAGTCCAGTAACGGCCTCATCACCACCACCCCGACCCCCACCCAGTTCATCTGCCCCAAGAACGTCACGGACGAACAGGAGGGCTTCGCGGAGGGCTTCGTCCGGGCCCTGGCGGAGCTGCACCACCAGCACATGCCGGCTCCGGGGACCGTGAGTGACAGCTCGGCTGCCCAGACCGTCGGCTCCGCACTGCCGCCGGTGTCCTCCGCGGCCGGAGCTTCCGTCTACAGCAGCGGCTCCCTGCCCGCGGACTCTCCGGTCTATGAGGACCTGAACACTTTCACACCGGCCATCAGCACAGTGTCGGCCCCCAGCTACACTACCTCCGCCCCTACCATGTcgttctctgctgctgctgctgctgctgctgctgctgctccgccGCAGCTGTCCCTGTACGGGCAGCCCTCCTCCGCCCCGCTGGCCCGGCTCAGCGCGCTAAAAGAGGAGCCGCAGACCGTGCCTGAGATGCCAGGGGAGACACCTCCTATGTCCCCCATCAACATGGAGAGCCAGGAGCGCATCAAGGCCGAGAGGAAGCGTATGAGGAACCGCATCGCAGCCTCCAAGTGCCGGAAGAGGAAGCTCGAGCGGATCTCCCGCCTCGAGGACAAAGTGAAGACGTTAAAGTGTCAGAACTCGGAGCTCTCGTCCACCGCCAACCTGCTGCGCGAGCAGGTGGCCCAGCTCAAGCAGAAGGTGATGAACCACGTGAACAGCGGCTGTCAGCTCATGTTGACGCAGCAGCTCCAGACCTTCTGA
- the si:dkey-86e18.1 gene encoding uncharacterized protein si:dkey-86e18.1, protein MARNSEKQQGRLNRLWLQREREEGRLRDVPERRPRLSALNSASSVKKWIPSIKSEIEYYLQQSQLSHYPERKIAQFQQHIDSLEKEYKSFMSKLRVLDPTCKHSPWTPRAYHKRRADPSGTSSSVKTPRLSDSDGVSTDRRSEEGPDCNRPSDSDRAVTFLTNPLSGSSEGLSEDQNQDQPLLFDHMKLCVSAAAFRGPPSQLASSHTHSLTRVLQAGLPNLVNSSSSSNSRSRDSETQGNCGKSSVIETTDRTTHILGLACYSSSSEEEEESR, encoded by the exons ATGGCGAGAAACTCGGAGAAACAGCAGGGCAGGCTTAACAGACtgtggctgcagagagagagagagg AAGGTCGTCTCAGAGACGTTCCTGAGCGGAGACCTCGGCTG TCCGCTCTGAATTCAGCCTCTTCTGTGAAGAAGTGGATCCCCAGCATCAAGTCAGAGATCGAGTATTATCTGCAG CAGTCCCAGCTCTCTCATTACCCAGAGAGGAAGATCGCTCAGTTCCAGCAGCACATTGACTCTTTAGAGAAAGAGTATAAAAGCTTCATGTCCAAACTACGAGTACTCGACCCGACCTGTAAACACTCGCCGTGGACGCCCCGAGCATACCACAAACGCCGTGCTGACCCCTCCGGCACATCCAGTTCAG TGAAAACTCCTCGTCTTAGTGACTCTGACGGAGTCAGTACTGACAGACGATCTGAGGAGGGTCCAGACTGTAACAGACCATCAGACTCTGACAGAGCCGTCACGTTTCTGACCAATCCTCTCTCAGGATCATCAGAAGGGCTCTCTGAGGACCAGAATCAGGACCAGCCCCTCCTCTTTGACCACatgaagctgtgtgtgtctgctgctgcgTTCAGAGGACCTCCCTCACAGCTCGCTTCCTCTCACACTCACAGTCTGACCCGCGTCCTGCAGGCTGGACTCCCTAACCTGGTaaattcctcgtcctcctccaaCAGTAGGagcagagactcagagacacaaGGGAATTGTGGGAAATCCTCGGTCATTGAGACCACAGACAGGACGACTCACATCCTGGGACTGGCCTGTTACTCTTCGtcctctgaggaggaggaggagagcaggtga
- the faslg gene encoding tumor necrosis factor ligand superfamily member 6 — protein MTHHEQNYPFPQVFLVDGGGGPQYPANQPNLVPCWSFPPPQERRRSQERSGGCLGVRPGTAMLVLMLFLLVFAALGFEAFQIYTLQRELKELRQVKPVSEPHSAQKQIGFSDPAWRREDIRTAAHVTGRMDGVSRAHTLLWEPHAGRGFTLGAVAYRYQDGALQVNETGLYHIYSRVELTLKDCSPESSFRHVVFVQRAGRTNPLSLMEAHRAGFCSLRTGLSWTTESYLGSALQLQKLDRVYVNISQPNDLRRVPYANFFGLYKI, from the exons ATGACCCACCATGAACAGAACTACCCCTTCCCTCAGGTATTCCTCGTGGACGGAGGAGGGGGTCCGCAGTATCCTGCCAATCAGCCCAACCTTGTACCCTGCTGGTCCTTCCCACCCCCTCAGGAGAGACGGAGGAGCCAGGAGAGGAGCGGGGGCTGCCTGGGTGTGCGTCCCGGCACGGCCATGCTGGTCCTGATGCTGTTCCTGCTTGTGTTCGCCGCACTCGGCTTCGAGGCTTTCCAGATCTACACGCTGCAGAGAGAGCTGAAGGAGCTCCGACAG GTTAAACCTGTGAGTGAGCCACACAGTGCGCAGAAGCAGATCG GTTTCTCTGACCCTGCGTGGAGACGAGAGGACATCAGAACTGCAGCACATGTGACAG ggCGGATGGATGGTGTCTCCCGGGCTCACACTCTTCTCTGGGAACCTCATGCAGGACGGGGCTTCACACTAGGGGCCGTGGCCTACAGGTATCAGGACGGAGCTCTGCAGGTGAATGAGACAGGACTGTACCACATTTACTCCCGTGTGGAGCTTACCTTAAAGGACTGCTCCCCCGAGTCCTCCTTCCGGCATGTCGTGTTCGTGCAGCGAGCAGGCCGGACGAATCCTCTGAGCTTGATGGAGGCGCACAGGGCGGGGTTCTGCTCTCTAAGGACCGGACTCTCCTGGACCACAGAGAGCTACCTGGGCTCGGCCCTGCAGCTGCAGAAGCTAGACCGAGTCTACGTGAACATTTCTCAGCCCAACGACCTGCGACGCGTTCCCTACGCCAACTTCTTCGGCCTCTACAAAATCTGA